The genomic window atggttcaatttatttcaatagttgGCCATTCCATTTGACCACTCGCCGAATGATTCGCTCAACCGTACAAAGACGTATACTGACGTACGCCTGTATgtttacacatataataatatagcacataatatacatatgtatatatttaacgaataaatcaaaaattttaatttacccaTCCTTAGCTTCTGCAGCAGACCACATCCACCCTATATTTTCGTCGGTAAAAGCACGAGTCACATTCACGCTtatgtgtgtattattgtgtatttgtgtgtaattaacatttatatccGGACCGCGAGAAAATGGGAAAATATCGCACGATTAACACGTTGTTCgggtggtttttatttttcgttagccttcgttaattttatacacgcaataataaattattaccgtgcctctatattataatggtgtaTAGGTACGTGTAGCGCATATATGGCTACTTCCCCCAGCAatagctaaaattaaaaaataataaaatgaaacagtaaagcaaaatattcaaccactttaataaatattggatacaaaaaatacatacctagATACGATTATgattgtatatataagtacccgCATGCAGCCATTAACAGTCGTGCTGTACTCAAGAGGGCGGAGGATTTTTATCTCCACTCCATTGAAATGttgtaatgttaaaaaaaattttcattaaaatctagtctaatataataattatatatattaaataaaatatagtattatgatttgtaatagaaatttacaattttaaaatatgctcaaaaatttctataaattaatataatataatatcaaaaatacctatattgagGCAATGTTTtaagtctataaataaatcagtatTGTAACAGATGCTATTAAcaatcattttcattattttagtaagtaaagtatccttaataattttacaacaccctattttttataatactattcaaaTATCACCAACTAAACATGTTTGCATTTATCATCTCAAACATTTCTATAGCATTTTTCCAGCACAAGACATGTAGGTACATGGCACTGATTAACGGatacctatctattattattatacataggtgcTTCATGTGAAGTCTCATAGGACTATACTTTTGCCTGCCTGTTTTATGATCAaacaatcataaatcataatgtttggtaatttatgtaggtacctaatacctacACATCATTCGTAAAATGTTAACTGTATGTTAGTTATATATGGCCCAATGGTCCGATGTGTGTGGAATCCTGGTTAAACGTTCCACTTCTTGACGAAAAACTAAATTGACATCCATAttccacaataatattaatatagtatagtaatatactaatatataattaatatagtatgtgataagtattattagtatattaatatgttaaatgtaatttCCATGAAGATTGCATTtccgtaatattattttaacttttagcgTGTAAATCAAATTCACTCAACCGTCATTATTACTGtatgtaatgtttattatactgtgtataaatgtatatatacattattaatgtttttgttgagttcattttctataatatgagAGTGAAAAGAGTTGGTggcgtaaatattatttgttcgaCGATTGCCAAAAAATCGACAATTTTCGTTCAGATGCCAGCTGTAGCAGTAAAGTAGTCCTGTCGGCTGTCGTCGACTTTTTTACAATGCTTTCTTCACCAGACGCCCGACAACCAGATGGTTCTAAATTTAAGCGCGAATGAAATTGTTGACACGCGCTCGCCACCACCGACGCGCGATGTAtgacatacatattaaatattacataaatcataaaatattgtacaatattattattgttataaattataatgttaaaatagttaaatgcaCGATACATCTGTAAAAGTGATGtgactcaataataattaaaaagataaaattagaTTGACTGATGTAAACAACGGTCAACGGATAACAttgattatgtaatatattttttaatttattttaataacgtgGTACACGTGAAGAATTTCATGGCACAGAATTCCAGTAggtatagatgtataataaaatcgaaatCTATATTGAtcgtcttttattttattgtatatatatttttttttaattcaaaataaatataatatatatatataggtaaaaaacggttatcgaaaaaaaaacaagtaggatatttaataataatgccgCTTGGAAACAATAtagataatgtataatgaGACATAATTCGCgcgttattttaaaaccatttacaTGCATACcgctcatataatattattttaataataattacgacaatatgacacacacacaccataatgacaatattaatatgtataataaccgCTTGTAACGACACCACACACCGCGACTGAAAACTCGACTTTCAGATAAAAAATCGCAACGCATTATactctatttataaatgtgtgtataaaacataatatattataaaaattattattataatatatatatggtacTCGTGCGGTGTAATTATTTGCCGATGATAATCTTCCTGCCAGCGCCAATGTTTTGACCCGCTTGCGTGGCGCCCTTGTTTTGTCCGGCCTGCAACCCGATGATGGTTTGACCAGCCTTCAGTGTTTCCTCGGAGAAATCACGCTTAGCTTCATCGGAAGGTTTTGGTCCCAAGTAAGGTCCTTTCCATTCCGGGTGTCTGTACGTCTATACATAACAGGTACAATAAATAGTatcatataagtaaataattgtcatttaaatataaaatattatgtataatgtatagtatagtcTAGTCGGTGGTTAAAGGCGgttttttaatgctatttatgcGAAAATTTCaacgtaatacaatattataatggtaggCTTTCTCACCTCGCGTCCCAGAGCGAACAACGTCATTATGACTTGGGAGAAGTCCTTGCACTCCCATAAATCGACCGTCTGAAAAACGTCAATGTCGGCGACTCCGTACGCCTTGATGGCCTTCTGGAAACTGCAAGTGCgaaaacacattatataaatgagtACGATACATAGTTATAGTCGGTTACGGGTaggctaaaaataaaacactgcATATTAAAGTGTTTTCGATCAAAAATCTGTCACCCCTGCGGACGATTGTACGGTGAACACCCACCCACGAGCACATCGTTTACGCCTCCTTTCTCCCGTCGCAACAGCAACCATGCACCGTCGCGCGTCGTTACGGTTAACGCAAGTCGTAACTCTTTACAGACACTCATACAAACATAGTATATACCGTGCAAGTATCATGTGTAAAGTACACGATGCTCTGATGTTAtcgtatacctaaataatattatatattatcgataaatgattataatacgatGTCGATGTCGACattgatatgtatatatattatatatataagtatactcaAAATACGCGttcacttatttattatatatgacagACTTTGTACCTATTTCTTGTAAAACTTGAAGTAGGAACTTCCTTGCCGCCGCCCACCCCGTGCACAATtcccatattataatgttatatattattattatacacgctgcactttatgatttatgacttGAAAAACTTTCGCGCGTAACGTAGTTGCTCTGCAGCGATGcgcttaaaagtttatttcacCGCGTGTATATAAGCATGTATAAAAGTTTGTGCAGCCGCGAGAACTCTAAacgttaaaatttacttagCGTGACACGACGCTCCCGAAATTATAAATGCACGCGGGGTCTCAGAATAAATAACGcctcaaaaaattattgtttcaacCGTCCAGACTACATATTGTGTTCGGTCTGTATTcagtatgtgtgtatatatattatacatttatatattataatatatatattgtgtggataaatatttaaatattttatattatctatacgtagatggtgaaaaaaattgaattaaatgtcAGACTATGTCTGTTACCTGTTCAAAACGTTTTTGAAATGTAGAAACGCGAGTTCTCTCGCCGAAAACTCTTCAAAAAATATCGTGATGTTTACATAGCAACATTCGTGTTAGATTtgcgttaaaatttaacattcatTTAATGCTACAGCAGCAGTGTAATTGGTCGAGAtttgttcattataaaaactgttatactcaaaaactgaataatacaatatcattttCAACCGTTATTACATTTGCACACGTATGTGTATGTAAGATGGCTCAAGAGACTCTACACCACCCCTATCATCCCACCCCTCTCATAATTACCTCCGATTCGGGGTAGCGACACACAGATATAACACAACGCCAAAAGTTAAACGAATAGTCTACAATctgttttaatcattattgatGGTCGCCGTTGTCGTTCCCGGAAAACatagtaattttcaaatatgaaaacaataatacgtaCAACAAGAATGCTCTGCAAAACTTTgcttataatacattgtatttacTCATATCCAAAGTACAAGATGTTATGatggcatattatatatacaagatGGGGTGGTTTTCTCATAGTGTTGGTTTTATGGGACAACAAAACTAAGACCCGTGGGATACTGTTCgagttaaattatgatataatattatattttatactattaaaatgaaatcgaAAGTTATAGTGACGAATCGATCAAAGAGCTTAATTTTTGTCCACGTACCTAAATGTACATCGTTGATATTCGATTACAGGaatcgaattaaaaatttgtcttAGAATAGTTTTCTCGGTGTGAAAATATAATCTGAATATATGTTACATCGTTTTAATCAGTTATATGTCTActctgtttttaatatttgatagcGATCGGTctcgtaataaaaaaagagtatgaataaaaaataatctgtttaaaaattacaattcatTACTCACAGGTTAATGTTTTCCATCATTTTGAACTGTCCACCGGTAGTGTTGTATTTGGGTACACTTCCGGGGCTAATAGTGTTGATGAGTTTGCACAGTACTTGACCATCTTTGATGTACTCTTCTAACGGAAATCCTTTGGGGAATTTATATCCCAAAATGGATTCCATCCATTCCTGGGCTTCCTTTTCTTGTTGGGGGTCTCGCTTGGAAGCGAGCTGtgtcgaataaaaaaaataatgaaaatcgttttacacattatataataacctattttaacttcaatatcGCCGTGGATGGTGGATATTCACagcaatatacctaataaatataatatttcggaCGACTTACTTTAGCGCGAACTGCACGTTCCAAAGACATGAGTATTACGAGGATACACACGTTGCAATAcgaaaacaatgaaaatatgcGTAAGCTCGGAGAAACAGGTGCACTTGCTGTTTGTTCGAGCTTTGGCTGACGgacgaaaattaaaaatcgctCGGAACAGTGGTCCACTTATATACTCTCGTGGGTGCGGCGGCAACTGGAGAGATATAACTCGGAAATAGATCCATACTAACCATagtatgtgtattttaatacgtttataGAATATGACACacgtctaaaaatataatgcgtGGCCACGGTCATATTGGTATACACAGTCTCCCTAGctatatattgtactatacgTAATGAATCGCATGGCAATCCATCCCACTCGGAATGACCCGTTTTCTTGAAACggcgtgtgtgtgtttttacattgaaaattaatttttaagaaaaaaagggACTTGGCTGACCATTCGTTGCTGGCTCGTGTTTTTTCAAACACGgggtataacatttaatatcgtAGATGAGTCATACTTCTTAgcgaatatttttcacatcaCTATATctttctatgtataataaatagttataatacagataatatacataatatatatatagacacaaataatatacatttttcagagGACTTGAACattcttaatataattgtgatttaaaaaaatcataagtaGTCCCACGCATTCCAACTATAGTTATGATCGTTATCGacacaaaattacaaattattataaatcattatttataggtaaccTACCTTTACTAATTCTTCTGTACGTCCGTTGTGATCGTGTAATTTCTGAACGACTtgactatttttaatgaaagttttatcaataggtattgtttttcattatttatttaaatagttgtcattttttacagattataatacgacttattataattaatagaaatatggcatatataatatgtaatatatattttttcacaaaatattttaaaaaaaaacaaatactttcgaaaacaattttaattattaattttataattttcaatcatcACTTTCTTTCTTAACTATGCAcgtatttttatgtaacacATAGGGAGAAATATCATTCGATGTTAGATTTTCAATCGAATTTTATGCATTAGTTAAAATGTCAAATCTGTTGCCAGTTTTTtgtcaacaaaaatatgtCCAGAATTAAGaagtaaaaaatcattaaaatattatttattgtaaatacggTGTTTCAagtgtttgtattaaaatattcaactaaaGCATAAAGGAAAACGATAAAGAgatatgattaattttcacTCAGATGAAGTCGAGTAATAcaactaattttatacattttgtaatatgtaagttatgtagcaataaaataataatatatgaatattaattattaatactcagcataaaagcatatttatacatttcttgAAATTacgttaaacttttatttaacttacaattatttaagaaatgttttatttttccctTTCATTCATCTCCTTCTAAAATTTTACCTATAGCgatggtacctatatttaaaattacgtttCAATCACACAACGTAACATCGTTTAGAAACTTACAGaaatgatatgtatatatattatatgacaaaGGTAtgaggtacctataatatgtataataatgaattataatattaatcacgaaaaaaaaataataactataatttttctcctcccttattattattattactattattatttgttgttgtttataGTTTAGATACGGTTGATAGAAAATCGttcatatatagtataattgatatataaatattacatataggtatatataagacacacacaataatattatgcactgcACGGCgacattgtacatattataatattcgatctcaacgtatatatatacacattattatatataacatcatGTACGCGTGAATGGTGGGTGCGTGGGTAAAACGGTATTGTGTGCGTGTCCTGTGTGTACGGGTTTGCGTAAACCTAGTCCCTGTGGATTTTATAGGCCCGGCGAGGGGGGAATCGCGTGAGggtgtaaaaacaaaattgaatatgGGCGATGCACtgcacaaatatatattatatgtacatacgCGGATAATATAACAGCGCGGCAGTTAAGCGCGCGCGTGTACAGAGTAcggttttaaatgaatatttatggtCCGTCCAACCGACTGCTCGCCCGCCAGCCCCGCGAAACTATTAAATCCAgcgtatacctacctacgtatataaaatatatctgtatatGTTAAAAGTCTTTTCTGCCCGATCAAACACGTATACCGATGTAGTGATCTTCTACAGTAGGACGGGGACATCGGCTAATTTTcagtattcaatttatttatacatatatttatatgtgtgtgtgtgtgtgtagggTAAATCAAtagttaaagtttattatttatttataattgtcatAACCCTCAAATCGGTAGAAAATGAGATTTCAACAAATActaaatttcatataattttttgtgagGCTAACCAAAGTATCATAACCCACAATTCGACTTTTACCAtatcatttttctatttttcctTTATTCGAATTTCGAACGTTGTGTATTATAGCTGACgattaatgttgaaaaatagtGCCAAATGATAGGTTCCTAATCTAACCTATGTACCAAGTATAATGCGATATGCAAAAATGAAGTCAcaacgaaattatttttctcggTATCGccatcaattaataaaacatcattttcgcatttttaaatgcaaacaAAATGAAACAGTTCACAACAAAACTAAACGAAACGTTTTATGTAATGTTTGATAACacaatacattgtataataaataaaacaatattattatgtccaatatggcaatataataatcataatttacaaatcattatgattaaaaatcctttcattattattatgaattcaaACACTTGACTAGGTTATAaacaaagataatttttatgatggtataaataataattcctaATTCAATTCTCTaagatatttattcataaattgccgaaaaaaaatactaactagataattagattaaaaatgtttgtaaatattatattattgcgtgATTATTCTAATTAATGTCTCctgtaaaattatgtttttgtgaATTTTACAAGTTAAAACGATATTACAATTAGCCTTttgatcatcattattatatgtaagtacctacatttcaGAGACATTTTTAAGGAGGGGTGATGGGGTAGGAACAGATCATTGGCCATTGCTTCTCATCTCTTGAGAGTTTACACTTGGTCTGTTTTTATGGATTCATGATTGAATAATTTGAATCTATATTAGgtacaatactattataattgtcaaatttgcataataaataatatattaatttacaatattacaggaaataaatataatagttgataATGATTAAAGATATTGCATTTGTcacaacttttataaaatcaacattattgctcatttagaaaaaaaaatgcaggtgtaaaaatataaacttaacacTAACTGCAAACGTTAAAAATGCTCTTTATAACGCTATTGATTGGATGTGCGCGACCGACCACTATTGTCAAATCTAAATTCTCTTggactatatttttgtttgttcagTCCAGTCTGCATTATAAGATATTTCGTAGATTTTATTCTCTCGACACGTCTTGAGTGTATAATACCCTGTGATCGTAGGTTATTATCACTTATTAATTCACGATATTTGTGCTAAGGTGACGGACCAGGTTTTTGAGAATTTCTggatttatacttataagctTGCTATCTTATATGGCTATATGCGTCTCATCACACCATTGCAGAGAATACCAATCCAAACGTACAGACCTAAGAAATCGACGGCGGGACAAGACTTCGCGTATATGATGAGGCCTTCTTCATAGACTGCCctacaataactatattagaCTTTCGCAGCATTTAAGTATCATTaggatacaattttttcttcaCTAGTGgtaggttatatattataatatgcgttaatctgagatataataatgtattatatcgtAACGTCAACGTTGGTCCGACTCGAgcggaatataaaatatttactttcacTGCAGCTGCATTCGTCCACGAAACCAAGTTTAATAGTTTTCATAAACGATTTCGggcataactattataaaagtagACGTTCTGATTAAGTTTTTCTCTatctactattaaaatttgattgagttattgaaaataccGTCTCTGgtagtttttttctaaataaaaccatttttatgaatatacattttacaggtTGTATGGTGTCTGcaagaataattaattgatatgtCTTTATGGTTTTTCGTGTTATTGGGCCGATTAGAGTATTAATTGAGGTCGATTTTGATGTTTAAATGAGTATTCCGATATCCaacatatcattatatgaaatttttatatggtatagtaataaataataattattattattactctaaAGTCTAAGTccttaggtataattattttaaaaatacaaatttaaatcttgtagctatgtaatatattctgAAGTAAACTTCGAACTTCGAAGGGgccattaataatgtatatcacgaatttacaattatctatatattcataatattctacTCGATAGACAATAGTggtacgtaatatatatattatatatataaataggtacctagctAATAGCTTTAAgctttataaaagtttaagccATTTAAGGTTTATCTTAAaactatagtatacctatgATATTATGGTCACCATTGGTGGAATTATACATTAGACGCATCAGTTTTTGAAGAATGCAATTACTTaacaatttacagtaaaaagtaTGGTTCtcattagaaaaaaagttatagaaatttcaaatttgtatggCCATAAAACTTAATCTAAATCTACcaaaaatatggtatattgtatagttgtatattataagtaagtataGAAACATTATAAGCTATCTAGTGTTTTATTAacctataggtaggtactgaaAAATTCAAGAtccagaatttgaataaatgcattatttaaaggaaaaatataggtacttaggtAAAGACGATGTCATGATGATGAATCGTCTTGTATAAAGGTATTAGGTATAGTGATATTATATGGTTTGTTTATTCGGTGTTTATGATTCTCCTTAAAAACCTCGTAATAATGACCTATGCCAACATTGCCAACTACTGcagtcattattaatattaggtgACTAGGTACTTAGTAGTTAGtacttatagactatagtacaGCACGAGTCAGCcatcataaaaatacacaatattatattataataataagttaaaagcCGACGTTCAAAATAGTAATAAGaatcacaacaataataataacgtcacTGAGATGTTGTgggttaaaaatatgtttggcGCGTTCTATTTTTGGGCCAAACCAGTCGTATATTGTGCGATTTTTGCGACACGCGCGTCCCGATGAGCGCTAACtcacaaatattgtaataattattaagtagtgACCACTGCCCAACCAGTGGCGTActtgagtaatattataaaagcgtACAGTTTTTGACGGACACCAgaggttatttatatataatgttgttcTGTACAAAAAGCCCCCTGGCACTGCAGTGGTTCAGTGGCGCGCGGCCACTGTAGGGACTTCGATGTGtatgcg from Aphis gossypii isolate Hap1 chromosome 1, ASM2018417v2, whole genome shotgun sequence includes these protein-coding regions:
- the LOC114126208 gene encoding muscle-specific protein 20, which encodes MSLERAVRAKLASKRDPQQEKEAQEWMESILGYKFPKGFPLEEYIKDGQVLCKLINTISPGSVPKYNTTGGQFKMMENINLFQKAIKAYGVADIDVFQTVDLWECKDFSQVIMTLFALGRETYRHPEWKGPYLGPKPSDEAKRDFSEETLKAGQTIIGLQAGQNKGATQAGQNIGAGRKIIIGK